From the genome of Virgibacillus proomii, one region includes:
- a CDS encoding bifunctional folylpolyglutamate synthase/dihydrofolate synthase — translation MKQIEAFLTKRKKLGIKPGLERMELLLKLLQHPERQLTAIHIAGTNGKGSTSEYIKQGLQANGYKVGVFTSPSLTGLRGHIVFENEPISEKSFLVSWEEVYPAIESLDEKGMHPTEFEILTAIAFLFFSRHAEIAVIEAGMGGREDTTNCLHPIISIITTIAKDHTAFLGDTITDIASHKAGIIKRKTPVIIGELPQEANAVVKDEGVSKQAPIYQLGKQFYFRQLPCSDNQQNMEWNLAGEKPIQLALSMYGKHQLANASLALMALHLLRQKGLALEFVCVQSAFKKAKLEGRFELVSQQPLVIVDGAHNPEGIKAFKDTVESYFPNRERHLLFAVFKDKDMDRMIGQLQHTFASIHLTTFDHPRAASIGELQKFEVKNKIQIHPSWIKAVKQMKCQEAVYFITGSIHFISLVRAYLKQRNK, via the coding sequence ATGAAGCAAATAGAAGCATTTTTAACAAAACGAAAAAAGTTAGGAATAAAGCCTGGATTAGAGCGAATGGAGCTATTGCTCAAGTTGCTTCAACATCCGGAGCGTCAACTAACTGCTATTCATATTGCTGGAACGAATGGAAAAGGGTCTACCTCTGAATATATCAAGCAGGGACTCCAAGCAAACGGCTATAAGGTGGGGGTGTTTACGTCGCCTAGTTTAACAGGGTTACGTGGCCATATTGTTTTTGAAAATGAACCTATTTCTGAAAAATCCTTTTTAGTCAGTTGGGAAGAAGTTTACCCGGCTATCGAGTCACTAGATGAAAAAGGAATGCACCCAACGGAGTTTGAAATCTTAACTGCCATTGCATTTCTCTTTTTTTCAAGACATGCAGAAATTGCAGTCATCGAAGCAGGAATGGGTGGGAGAGAGGATACAACGAATTGTCTTCACCCCATAATATCGATCATAACAACGATTGCGAAAGATCATACTGCCTTCCTTGGAGATACAATTACAGATATCGCTTCCCATAAAGCTGGTATTATTAAACGAAAAACACCTGTTATTATCGGAGAATTGCCACAAGAAGCGAACGCTGTTGTGAAAGACGAAGGAGTAAGTAAACAGGCACCCATCTATCAGTTAGGAAAGCAATTCTATTTTCGCCAACTTCCTTGTTCAGATAACCAGCAAAACATGGAGTGGAACCTAGCTGGTGAAAAACCAATACAGCTTGCATTATCCATGTATGGAAAGCATCAATTAGCGAATGCCTCACTTGCATTGATGGCTTTACATCTTCTAAGACAGAAAGGGTTAGCATTGGAATTCGTTTGCGTCCAATCAGCGTTTAAAAAAGCGAAATTAGAAGGAAGGTTTGAGTTGGTTTCTCAACAACCACTGGTCATTGTTGATGGGGCACATAATCCTGAAGGTATAAAAGCTTTTAAAGACACGGTAGAAAGCTATTTTCCAAATCGAGAACGTCATCTATTATTTGCAGTATTTAAAGACAAGGATATGGATAGGATGATCGGGCAACTGCAACATACATTTGCATCTATTCATCTTACAACATTTGATCATCCGCGGGCAGCAAGTATTGGTGAATTACAGAAGTTTGAAGTTAAAAATAAGATTCAAATTCATCCTTCATGGATAAAAGCAGTAAAGCAAATGAAGTGTCAAGAAGCTGTTTATTTTATTACTGGATCGATCCATTTTATATCTTTAGTTCGCGCTTATCTAAAACAGCGAAACAAATAA
- a CDS encoding rod shape-determining protein, which yields MGLFNFSQDLGIDLGTANTLVFVKGKGVVVSEPSVVAKNNRTGEIEAVGSSARNMIGRTPGNITVIRPMKDGVIADYDTTSIMMKYYINKAMKNRSYFVKKPNIMVCVPSGITMVEERAVIDATKQAGAKEAFPISEPFAAAIGAGLPVWEPTGSMIVDIGGGTTEVAVISLGGVVTSRSIRTAGDNMDEAITNYIRKYYNLMIGERTAESIKLQIGVAGEVITNEEIDIRGRDLLTGLPKTITITAEEISKALKDTVDSIVDAVKNTLEKTPPELAADIMDRGIVLSGGGSLLKNIDKVISEETKMPVFVTENPLESVAIGTGKSLEYIQHFRSQANVSSRSTME from the coding sequence TTGGGATTATTTAATTTTTCTCAGGATTTAGGTATAGATTTAGGTACAGCAAATACGCTTGTATTTGTAAAGGGCAAAGGTGTAGTTGTAAGTGAACCTTCTGTAGTGGCAAAAAATAACCGAACAGGAGAAATTGAAGCTGTTGGTAGCTCTGCACGCAATATGATTGGACGTACGCCGGGAAATATTACCGTTATTCGGCCAATGAAAGACGGGGTAATTGCTGATTATGATACGACATCAATTATGATGAAATATTATATTAATAAGGCAATGAAAAACCGTTCGTACTTTGTTAAAAAACCAAATATCATGGTTTGTGTACCCTCTGGAATTACCATGGTTGAAGAAAGAGCGGTTATTGATGCAACAAAACAAGCTGGAGCTAAAGAGGCTTTTCCAATCTCTGAACCTTTTGCAGCGGCTATTGGAGCTGGGCTTCCGGTTTGGGAGCCGACGGGAAGTATGATTGTAGATATTGGTGGTGGAACGACAGAAGTAGCCGTGATTTCTTTAGGAGGCGTAGTTACTAGCCGGTCGATACGAACTGCTGGAGATAATATGGATGAAGCAATTACGAACTATATTCGCAAGTATTATAATTTGATGATAGGTGAAAGAACCGCTGAGTCGATAAAATTACAGATCGGTGTAGCTGGAGAAGTGATAACGAATGAAGAAATTGATATACGAGGTCGTGACCTTTTAACTGGCTTACCAAAAACAATTACTATCACTGCGGAAGAAATTTCCAAGGCGTTAAAGGATACGGTGGATTCCATTGTTGATGCTGTGAAGAACACTTTGGAAAAAACACCACCAGAGCTTGCTGCAGATATAATGGATCGGGGCATCGTGTTGTCTGGCGGAGGTTCCTTACTAAAAAATATAGATAAGGTCATTAGTGAAGAGACAAAAATGCCCGTATTTGTGACGGAGAATCCATTAGAAAGTGTAGCGATTGGTACTGGGAAATCCTTAGAATACATTCAGCATTTCCGATCCCAAGCGAATGTATCCTCTCGCTCTACTATGGAATAA
- a CDS encoding SPOR domain-containing protein yields MNKDKRKITVWKNGKQVKLSMHQPSSNDYASGKKEQAATLSDMDEEPIPTYTRITINEEPEPNPFLKMLIKFKPAIVAVVSALLIGSFLGVMLLKMFVTIDDNGNASGEINEVTAINNDEKQTHATLTTSIEPLQAFVIQAGVFSTEENAKRWQATYQDIGFPTIVWEKDHQYYLLLAAAPTKNKAKELKNQAALSKMDVYVKEWETDKKELALTKEESKWLESFINTWKKSMEQQTFDNDTWASLQKTVPEGSKKFQDLSALMKQYIKIENQVDPLETGTQLLKLWHTLFVSLEAK; encoded by the coding sequence GTGAATAAGGACAAGCGTAAAATAACTGTATGGAAGAACGGAAAACAAGTAAAACTGTCGATGCACCAACCAAGCAGTAATGACTATGCTTCTGGAAAGAAAGAGCAAGCTGCTACATTATCCGATATGGACGAAGAACCAATTCCAACGTATACGAGAATAACAATAAATGAGGAACCCGAGCCCAATCCCTTTTTGAAGATGTTAATAAAGTTTAAGCCTGCTATCGTTGCAGTTGTTTCTGCCTTACTTATTGGTTCATTTCTAGGTGTAATGTTATTAAAAATGTTTGTAACTATTGATGATAACGGTAATGCAAGTGGAGAAATTAACGAGGTAACGGCGATTAACAATGATGAAAAACAAACTCATGCAACTTTAACTACTAGCATTGAACCGCTCCAAGCTTTTGTCATACAAGCAGGAGTATTTTCAACCGAAGAAAATGCTAAAAGGTGGCAAGCAACATATCAAGACATTGGTTTTCCTACGATTGTCTGGGAAAAGGATCATCAGTATTACTTATTGTTAGCTGCTGCCCCTACTAAAAATAAAGCGAAAGAGCTCAAGAATCAAGCTGCTTTGTCAAAAATGGATGTGTATGTGAAAGAATGGGAAACGGATAAAAAAGAGCTTGCTTTAACAAAGGAAGAAAGCAAATGGCTTGAGAGTTTTATAAACACGTGGAAAAAAAGTATGGAGCAACAGACATTTGATAACGATACTTGGGCTTCTTTACAAAAAACGGTTCCAGAAGGTTCCAAAAAATTCCAAGATTTATCAGCTTTAATGAAGCAGTACATCAAGATTGAAAATCAAGTTGATCCTTTAGAAACAGGCACGCAATTGTTAAAGTTGTGGCATACACTATTTGTTTCACTGGAAGCAAAATAA
- the mreC gene encoding rod shape-determining protein MreC, translating into MSFLRKKKLFIFLIAFILIVALIGFSLRDREDLTIVEEIVNDTVGWGQTIIHAPINFVTNIITNIDDFKDTYNENRILKEKLAEYKGLIYEVQELKKENEDLRNTLELTESDSIRHFKPIQAAVISRSPERWLEQITINKGKDDGVKENMAVITPEGMVGKVMTPSKNTATVQLLTGFDQFNRISGMISREEEKNNIFGMIEGFDKESKHLIFRIIEESKKDVKKGELVVSSGMGGVFPAGLPIGKVKEVVPDKYGLTKTALVDPSADIYEINHVIVVDRSLQTNNIESEKEGE; encoded by the coding sequence ATGTCTTTTTTACGAAAAAAGAAATTATTTATCTTTTTAATCGCCTTCATATTAATTGTAGCGTTAATTGGTTTTTCTTTGAGGGATCGGGAGGACCTGACAATAGTAGAGGAAATTGTCAATGACACAGTTGGTTGGGGGCAAACGATTATTCATGCTCCAATTAATTTTGTAACAAATATCATTACGAATATAGATGACTTTAAAGATACGTATAATGAAAATCGTATTTTAAAAGAAAAATTAGCTGAATATAAAGGACTTATTTATGAAGTTCAAGAGCTTAAAAAGGAAAATGAAGATTTGCGGAATACATTGGAGCTTACAGAGTCGGATTCGATACGGCATTTTAAGCCAATTCAAGCAGCGGTTATTTCGAGGTCACCAGAGCGTTGGTTAGAGCAGATAACGATTAATAAAGGGAAAGACGATGGTGTAAAAGAAAACATGGCTGTCATTACACCAGAAGGAATGGTTGGCAAGGTTATGACGCCGTCTAAAAATACGGCTACCGTACAATTACTTACTGGGTTTGACCAATTTAATCGTATTTCCGGAATGATTTCCCGGGAAGAAGAAAAAAATAATATTTTCGGAATGATTGAAGGGTTTGATAAAGAAAGCAAGCATTTGATCTTTCGGATTATTGAAGAGTCTAAAAAAGATGTTAAAAAAGGCGAATTGGTAGTTTCATCAGGAATGGGAGGTGTCTTTCCTGCTGGGTTACCTATTGGGAAAGTGAAAGAAGTCGTTCCAGACAAATATGGGTTGACAAAAACTGCTTTAGTAGATCCATCCGCAGATATTTATGAGATTAATCATGTTATTGTTGTGGATCGTTCTCTTCAAACGAATAATATAGAAAGTGAAAAGGAGGGTGAGTAA
- the radC gene encoding RadC family protein, producing MLPIMMKDVPKLDRPRERLLNIGPKQLSNAELLAIILVSGTKEESVISLANRVLMHFEGLKLLRDATIEELMTIKGIGTAKGVCILAAIELGKRMQNLVSKERFVIRSPKDGADYVMEEMRSLKQEHFVALFLNTKNQIIHRQTIFIGSLNASIVHPREVYREAIKRSAASIIVIHNHPSGDPTPSQEDIHVTRRLTESGKMIGIELLDHIIIGDCTFTSLREKGYIH from the coding sequence ATGTTGCCAATTATGATGAAAGACGTACCAAAGCTTGACCGGCCAAGAGAAAGATTATTAAACATTGGTCCAAAACAATTGTCCAATGCTGAATTGCTCGCTATTATTTTAGTTAGTGGTACAAAGGAAGAATCTGTTATTTCACTTGCCAATCGGGTATTGATGCATTTTGAGGGACTAAAACTATTACGTGATGCAACCATTGAAGAATTAATGACCATTAAAGGGATAGGTACAGCAAAAGGAGTTTGTATTTTAGCGGCTATTGAGTTGGGCAAGCGAATGCAGAATTTAGTCTCGAAGGAGCGGTTTGTCATTCGTTCTCCTAAAGACGGAGCGGACTACGTAATGGAAGAAATGCGTTCATTAAAGCAAGAGCATTTTGTTGCTCTTTTTTTAAACACAAAAAACCAAATTATCCATCGGCAAACGATTTTTATTGGTAGCCTTAACGCCTCTATCGTTCACCCCAGAGAAGTTTACCGTGAAGCCATAAAGCGCTCAGCAGCCTCGATTATTGTAATCCATAATCATCCTTCTGGTGATCCAACTCCTTCTCAAGAAGACATCCATGTTACGAGAAGATTGACCGAATCTGGAAAAATGATCGGTATTGAACTTTTGGACCATATTATTATTGGCGATTGTACATTTACTTCTTTAAGAGAAAAAGGATATATTCACTAA
- the rplU gene encoding 50S ribosomal protein L21 encodes MYAIIETGGKQIKVEEGQEIYVEKIAADQDEAVTFEKVLFVGGDDVKVGAPYVDGASVTAKIAKHGRQKKVTVFKYKPKKNYHRKQGHRQPYTKLVIEKINA; translated from the coding sequence ATGTATGCTATTATTGAAACAGGTGGCAAGCAAATCAAAGTAGAAGAAGGACAAGAAATCTACGTTGAAAAAATTGCTGCAGACCAAGATGAAGCTGTTACATTTGAGAAAGTTCTTTTCGTAGGTGGAGATGATGTGAAAGTTGGAGCTCCTTATGTTGATGGGGCATCTGTAACTGCAAAAATTGCTAAACATGGACGTCAAAAGAAAGTGACTGTTTTCAAATATAAACCAAAAAAGAACTATCATCGTAAACAAGGTCATCGTCAACCTTATACAAAGTTAGTTATCGAGAAAATTAATGCTTAA
- a CDS encoding Spo0B domain-containing protein, whose translation MKAEDVVQLIQHYRHDLLNHLQIIHGYASMGNINKVEEKVTEIISSYDEERKLMYLQAVEFFIWVLEFPYMYEDLRLEYDIHTEKSSIARSDIHITNQCKQLMRLIQDIKDEDVLVNIQLKVSNEIHHMLRFYLAVYGLENKQQLKTQLERTSFPFSISLINEADSIACSFLVPCDEKR comes from the coding sequence ATGAAAGCGGAAGATGTTGTTCAACTTATTCAACATTACCGGCATGATTTATTGAATCACTTACAAATTATTCATGGTTATGCTTCCATGGGAAACATCAACAAAGTAGAAGAAAAGGTAACAGAGATAATTTCTTCGTATGACGAAGAACGTAAATTAATGTATTTACAAGCAGTTGAATTTTTTATATGGGTGCTTGAATTTCCATACATGTATGAAGATTTACGATTAGAATACGATATACATACAGAAAAAAGCTCCATTGCTCGTTCAGATATACACATAACAAATCAATGTAAACAACTGATGCGACTTATTCAAGATATAAAAGATGAAGATGTTCTGGTAAATATTCAACTGAAAGTAAGTAATGAAATACATCACATGCTGAGGTTTTATTTAGCTGTTTATGGTTTGGAAAATAAGCAACAGCTAAAAACACAGCTTGAAAGAACAAGCTTTCCTTTTTCCATATCCTTAATAAATGAGGCAGACAGTATAGCATGTTCCTTTCTAGTTCCTTGTGATGAAAAGAGGTGA
- a CDS encoding M50 family metallopeptidase, producing MWNNNLFPKIHFHPVLLLFIIISVLTGTFVELFILFSIVLFHELGHYLMAVKFNWRIRKIMLWIFGGVMDTEEHGTRPIYEEMLVICAGPFQHLILQFIIVIVSEAHLFSQSILDLLFYYNTVIFLFNLLPIFPLDGGKLVQLFISKYIPYKKAYYFTVFFSMVVCLLLLVLQIAVFSFTLSTFFLFIFLFMENRMEWKRRTYAFIRFLLKRYEKHNKLRKQTSPIQVMASDSLMDVFSNFYRERNHTIYIKYPNHTTQVLHESVCLHHFFSRKGYIQTIGEVADKMK from the coding sequence ATGTGGAATAATAATCTATTCCCAAAAATTCATTTTCATCCGGTACTACTATTGTTTATTATCATTTCTGTTCTTACTGGTACATTTGTAGAACTGTTTATTTTATTCTCTATCGTTCTGTTTCATGAACTTGGTCATTATTTAATGGCTGTTAAGTTTAACTGGCGAATACGGAAAATAATGCTATGGATATTTGGTGGTGTAATGGATACTGAAGAACACGGAACAAGACCGATTTATGAAGAAATGTTAGTTATTTGTGCAGGGCCATTTCAGCATTTGATTCTTCAGTTTATCATTGTCATCGTCTCAGAAGCCCATTTATTTTCGCAGTCCATTTTGGATTTGCTTTTTTATTATAATACTGTCATCTTTTTATTTAATTTATTACCTATTTTTCCTTTAGATGGGGGGAAATTAGTCCAGTTATTTATATCAAAATATATCCCATACAAAAAAGCCTATTATTTTACAGTTTTCTTTTCCATGGTAGTATGTCTTTTATTGCTTGTATTACAGATTGCAGTATTTTCATTTACATTAAGTACCTTCTTTCTGTTTATTTTTTTATTTATGGAAAATAGAATGGAATGGAAACGGCGAACGTATGCATTTATCCGATTTTTACTTAAACGTTATGAAAAGCATAATAAGCTTAGAAAACAAACGAGTCCAATTCAAGTTATGGCTAGTGACTCTTTAATGGATGTGTTTTCAAATTTTTACCGAGAAAGAAACCATACGATCTATATTAAATATCCTAATCATACAACTCAAGTTTTGCATGAATCTGTATGTTTGCACCATTTTTTTTCTAGAAAGGGTTATATTCAAACAATTGGGGAGGTAGCAGATAAAATGAAGTGA
- the rpmA gene encoding 50S ribosomal protein L27 — translation MLRLDLQFFATKKGAGSTKNGRDSEAKRLGSKRADGQFVTGGSILYRQRGTKIYPGVNVGRGGDDTLYAKVDGVVKFERYGRDRKKVSVYPVAKEA, via the coding sequence ATGCTACGTCTTGATCTTCAATTTTTCGCAACGAAAAAAGGGGCGGGTAGCACAAAAAACGGTCGCGATTCGGAAGCTAAACGACTAGGTTCCAAGCGAGCTGATGGTCAGTTTGTTACTGGTGGATCTATTCTTTATCGCCAACGTGGTACAAAAATTTACCCTGGTGTCAATGTTGGTCGCGGTGGAGATGATACACTATATGCAAAAGTTGACGGTGTTGTAAAATTCGAACGTTACGGTCGTGATCGCAAAAAAGTAAGTGTTTATCCTGTTGCAAAAGAAGCATAA
- the minC gene encoding septum site-determining protein MinC, with product MAQEKRQLITMKGTKDGLTLFIDDSCSLNHALQELKYKMKESKPTTTGPVVAVRVKLGARYLREEQISELRQIITNENRFTIHSIESDVVLREEARQWQANSEIKAVNRIVRSGQVLHVTGDLLLIGDVNPGGKVMATGNIYIMGNLRGIAHAGIDGDTQAFIAASYMNPSQLRIAHYISRAPDYESDGVYMECGLVDEEQDKIIIDRLQVLPQKRKEMNRFERRMQNG from the coding sequence GTGGCACAGGAGAAGAGACAATTAATCACTATGAAAGGTACAAAAGATGGACTAACTTTATTTATCGATGATTCCTGTTCGTTAAATCATGCGTTGCAGGAGTTAAAATATAAAATGAAGGAAAGTAAACCTACAACTACAGGGCCCGTTGTAGCTGTACGAGTGAAATTGGGCGCTCGTTATCTGCGAGAAGAGCAAATATCGGAATTAAGACAGATCATAACAAATGAAAATCGCTTCACCATTCATTCTATTGAATCTGATGTTGTATTACGAGAGGAAGCTCGCCAATGGCAAGCAAATAGTGAAATTAAAGCGGTCAACCGAATTGTCCGTTCTGGCCAAGTCCTTCATGTTACAGGTGATTTATTGCTTATTGGTGATGTGAATCCAGGTGGAAAGGTAATGGCTACTGGTAATATCTACATAATGGGAAACTTGCGTGGTATTGCGCATGCAGGGATCGACGGGGATACGCAAGCATTTATAGCAGCATCTTATATGAACCCTAGTCAATTAAGGATTGCACATTATATAAGTCGTGCTCCGGATTATGAATCTGATGGTGTATATATGGAATGTGGGCTGGTTGATGAAGAGCAAGATAAGATAATTATTGATCGACTCCAGGTTCTTCCACAAAAGCGTAAAGAAATGAACAGATTCGAAAGGAGAATGCAAAATGGGTGA
- a CDS encoding ribosomal-processing cysteine protease Prp has translation MIQVTVFREGGQIKAFELSGHAGSGPYGYDLVCAGVSAVSIGCVNAVMTLCEVDLVIEQGGDGGYLHVTIPDYISKQKMEQIQLLFEGMLVSLTSIEQEYNEFIHIQTN, from the coding sequence ATGATTCAAGTAACTGTATTTCGTGAAGGTGGACAAATTAAAGCATTTGAACTTTCAGGACATGCTGGAAGCGGTCCGTATGGATACGATTTAGTATGTGCTGGAGTATCTGCCGTTTCAATCGGTTGTGTAAATGCAGTTATGACTCTATGTGAAGTAGATCTTGTTATTGAACAAGGCGGTGATGGTGGTTATCTTCATGTAACGATACCAGATTATATCTCCAAGCAAAAGATGGAGCAGATACAACTGTTATTTGAAGGGATGCTAGTATCACTAACTTCTATTGAACAAGAATATAATGAGTTTATTCATATTCAAACGAACTAA
- the minD gene encoding septum site-determining protein MinD, translating into MGEAIVITSGKGGVGKTTTTANIGTALALMEKKVCLIDTDIGLRNLDVVMGLENRIIYDIVDVIEERCKLKQALIKDKRFDYLTLLPAAQTSDKTSVTTDGMKRIISELKQEYDYILIDCPAGIEQGFQNAIAGADKAIVITTPEKSSVRDADRIIGLLEKEEVVEPPRLIINRIRNHMMKNGDMLDIDDVLQILSIDLIGIVIDDDEVIKASNKGEPVAFKPSSKASIAYRNIARRILGETVPLQSLDTHKGMMQKVKEFFGIRA; encoded by the coding sequence ATGGGTGAAGCGATCGTTATTACATCTGGAAAAGGTGGAGTCGGAAAAACAACGACTACAGCGAATATAGGTACAGCTTTGGCTTTAATGGAGAAAAAAGTGTGTTTAATTGACACAGATATTGGTTTAAGAAACCTAGATGTTGTCATGGGGCTTGAAAACAGAATTATTTATGACATTGTCGATGTAATTGAAGAAAGATGTAAGTTAAAGCAGGCATTAATCAAAGATAAACGATTCGATTATTTAACATTATTACCGGCTGCTCAAACAAGTGATAAGACTTCTGTAACAACAGATGGAATGAAACGAATTATATCAGAACTCAAACAAGAATATGATTATATTCTTATTGACTGTCCTGCAGGTATTGAACAAGGATTTCAAAATGCGATTGCAGGCGCAGATAAAGCAATTGTTATTACAACACCAGAGAAATCTAGTGTCCGGGATGCAGACCGAATTATTGGGTTATTAGAAAAAGAGGAAGTGGTAGAACCGCCGCGTTTAATTATCAATCGTATACGGAATCATATGATGAAAAATGGAGATATGCTTGATATTGACGATGTACTGCAAATTTTATCCATTGACTTAATTGGCATTGTCATTGATGATGACGAGGTAATTAAAGCATCTAATAAAGGAGAGCCAGTAGCTTTTAAACCAAGCTCGAAAGCATCGATTGCTTATCGTAATATTGCAAGAAGAATACTAGGGGAAACGGTACCTTTACAAAGTTTAGATACTCATAAAGGAATGATGCAAAAGGTAAAAGAGTTTTTTGGAATACGCGCTTAA
- the mreD gene encoding rod shape-determining protein MreD, with translation MKRVYLPLILFLVLALEGVALELLPGNLLRTDLLIVPHWVLVILVFLTIFYDYDSTYFSVMYALIFGLLVDIVYTDVLGVYMFSYALTIYAIHSMKKLLHGNIFVTVLLGTGGLVLSDIMIYLIYMVVGLTDTVWVDYLSSRLLPTVLSNLLFLLVSYPFLANRLMNWRKEQINKDSML, from the coding sequence ATGAAACGTGTATACTTGCCCCTCATCCTTTTTCTAGTCCTTGCTCTTGAAGGCGTGGCATTGGAGTTGCTGCCTGGCAATTTATTAAGAACAGATCTATTGATCGTTCCACATTGGGTATTGGTTATTCTTGTGTTTTTGACGATTTTTTATGATTATGATAGTACGTACTTTTCAGTAATGTATGCATTAATATTTGGCTTGTTAGTTGATATTGTTTATACGGATGTATTAGGTGTATATATGTTTTCATATGCCCTAACCATTTACGCCATTCATAGTATGAAAAAACTATTACACGGTAATATTTTTGTAACAGTTTTATTAGGTACGGGTGGATTAGTACTTAGTGATATTATGATTTATCTTATTTATATGGTTGTTGGATTAACAGATACTGTTTGGGTCGATTACTTATCTAGTCGTCTCTTACCAACCGTATTGTCCAACTTACTCTTTCTGCTCGTTTCATATCCATTTCTTGCTAATAGGCTTATGAATTGGAGAAAAGAGCAAATAAACAAAGACAGTATGCTATAA
- a CDS encoding M23 family metallopeptidase, whose translation MSKRIKQVRRSIEQRKKVRGIQTNGMAQQQMFSPFVQEEEKHGYSPIYDDSGSPSTMKSKVVSNFLLKAILSVLLFLSIAIIWKINLPQLEEPKAWLTNALTEEFPFAKVNAWYQETFGNPLALLPESDSEVKSNDKQAMPVNGSVSESFQMNGTGIKITPEGKTAVTALKQGVVIFAGNDQKTKQTIIVQHPDDSQTTYGFLSNIDVHLYQHVSANQAIGQFHPSEENKSVYFSIEMDNQYIDPVQVIQVDDVE comes from the coding sequence ATGAGCAAAAGAATTAAGCAGGTACGCCGATCGATTGAACAAAGAAAAAAAGTCCGTGGTATTCAAACAAACGGAATGGCGCAGCAGCAGATGTTTTCTCCTTTTGTACAAGAAGAAGAAAAGCACGGTTATTCGCCTATCTATGATGATTCAGGATCACCTAGCACGATGAAAAGTAAAGTAGTAAGTAATTTTTTATTGAAAGCAATCCTTTCTGTTCTGCTGTTTTTATCTATTGCTATTATTTGGAAAATTAATTTACCTCAGTTAGAAGAACCTAAAGCTTGGTTAACGAATGCCTTGACAGAGGAATTTCCGTTTGCCAAAGTAAATGCGTGGTATCAAGAAACGTTTGGAAACCCTCTAGCACTTTTACCTGAAAGTGATTCAGAGGTCAAATCAAATGATAAACAAGCAATGCCGGTGAATGGAAGCGTGTCTGAATCATTCCAAATGAATGGAACAGGAATAAAAATAACACCAGAAGGAAAAACAGCTGTTACAGCATTAAAACAAGGTGTAGTTATTTTTGCAGGAAATGATCAAAAAACGAAGCAGACAATTATTGTGCAACATCCTGATGATAGTCAAACGACGTATGGTTTTCTAAGTAATATTGATGTTCATTTGTACCAGCATGTATCTGCCAATCAAGCAATTGGTCAATTTCATCCTAGCGAAGAAAATAAATCCGTTTACTTTTCTATCGAAATGGACAACCAATATATCGATCCAGTACAGGTGATTCAAGTTGACGATGTGGAATAA